The Phocoena phocoena chromosome 21, mPhoPho1.1, whole genome shotgun sequence genome includes a region encoding these proteins:
- the CCDC110 gene encoding coiled-coil domain-containing protein 110, whose translation MSFGHGQSRVETKLYNLLAEESTACVPAPALLPASEQHGPPPRRGPSAPSRGRSTLPRPESPRLASFLPAKPKAAYCSVTEKHTDEEEGVDCVLLSAPKILNSSEGVKENGGSETEYGCITESENQIQPHSALKALQHQLESFQALRIQTLQNVSMVQSEISEILNKSIIEVENPQFSSEKNLVFSTRHEKALPVENQEETLSMEKIQPFEDPRTLHSVEEIFSSDSVNRLSQGINIPCQIHFKDILTSTDNSASENSDLKNYNNLYNFLPNVPQNGMSQADMVILDKSRVTVPYLKHGFCENLDDICHSIKQMKEELQKSHDKELALTNELQTLKAVPRNGNYDLPPTHKEKINFIKEENTESNLNEDIKSKRILELEALVNKLLPPRETVSKFHANFRRKCKKLSKSEIHRGEKNEKNNKEIPITDKNTADLKLHSTLPKHTLAFFDPTKYAMKDKERQRFAAKQGSIIFESEKTSKVNSVTEQCVAKIQYLQNYLKESMQIQKKVLKLENENLTLKAKIKLLVFTTQSLIQKIEMYEKQLKTLAEEKNTIQPKLIKTEEDGKECVKEVKEIISNYNVLQGQNKTLEEKNSQLSLEKQQIIETLEQLKSKEHKTQSDMAFVNNENKLLITEMESMKTNILLIQEEKEILEEKTYQLLKEKGSLENERKENQLEIMQLKEKERLAKTEQETLLQIIETVKNEKLNLETTLQESTAAREMMEREIEDIQTYQSTAKENFLQEIKNAKSEASIYKNSLSEMGNKCEMLSKMLMGIKTDNQILKEELKKHSQESIKFENSISRLEEDKILLENYVRSIENERDTLEFEMRNLQKEYLNLSEKIYNHIDLSKMGYISRREKFHFDIYDIYEDTSSPRSRPLAPDLKGMYIMVD comes from the exons GAGGAAAGCACCGCCTGCGTCCCCGCGCCTGCCCTGCTTCCAGCCTCGGAGCAGCACGGCCCGCCGCCGCGGCGTGGCCCCAGCGCGCCCTCCCGTGGCCGCTCTACGCTCCCGCGTCCCGAATCCCCACGCCTCGCCTCCTTTCTCCCAGCAAAACCAAAAGCCGCGTACTGTTCTGTTACAGAAAAGCATACTGACGAAGAGGAGGGGGTTGACTGCGTTCTCCTTTCAGCACCCAAGATCCTAAATTCCTCTGAGGGGGTAAAGGAAAATGGTGGCAGTGAAACAG aataCGGCTGCATAACAGAATCAGAAAATCAAATCCAACCACACTCAGCACTGAAA GCCCTTCAGCATCAGCTGGAATCATTTCAGGCTCTGCGAATACAGACTTTGCAGAATGTTAGCATG gtGCAGTCTGAAATCAGTGAAATATTGAACAAAAGTATTATTGAAGTAGAAAACCCACAATTTAGCTCAGAAAAAAATCTAGTATTCAGCACACGCCATGAAAAAGCTTTG CCTGTAGAGAATCAAGAAGAAACCCTTTCTATGGAGAAAATTCAGCCTTTTGAGGATCCTAGGACTCTTCATTCCGTAGAAGAAATATTCAGTAGTGACAGTGTTAACAGGCTCTCTCAAGGTATAAATATCCCATGCCAGATACATTTCAAGGACATATTAACTTCAACAGATAATTCAGCTTCAGAAAATTCTGACTTGAAGAATTACAATAACCTTTATAATTTCCTACCTAATGTACCTCAAAACGGGATGTCTCAAGCTGATATGGTAATTCTGGATAAGTCCAGAGTTACTGTGCCTTACCTCAAGCATGGATTTTGTGAAAATTTAGATGATATCTGCCATTCTatcaaacaaatgaaggaagAGCTTCAAAAGTCACATGACAAGGAACTGGCACTTACAAATGAACTGCAAACTTTAAAAGCTGTTCCAAGGAATGGTAACTATGACCTGCCCCCcactcacaaggaaaaaattaactttattaaggaagaaaatactgaaagtaacttaaatgaagatataaaatCAAAGAGAATTTTGGAATTAGAGGCACTAGTAAACAAATTACTCCCACCTAGGGAAACAGTGTCAAAATTCCATGCGAATTTTCGTAGGAAATGTAAAAAACTATCTAAGAGTGAAATACACAGGggggaaaagaatgagaaaaataataaagaaattcctATCACTGACAAGAATACTGCAGATTTAAAACTCCACTCCACACTTCCAAAACATACACTGGCATTCTTTGACCCAACAAAATATgcaatgaaagacaaagaaagacaacgaTTTGCAGCAAAACAAGGATCAATAATATTTGAAAGTGAGAAGACATCCAAAGTCAATTCTGTTACTGAACAGTGTGTAGCAAAAATTCAGTACTTACAGAATTACCTGAAAGAATCTATGCAGATACAGAAAAAAGTACTGAAACTAGAGAATGAAAACCTAACCCTTAAAGCGAAAATTAAACTTCTTGTCTTTACCACACAATCTCTGATACAGAAAATTGAAATGTATGAAAAACAACTTAAGACATTGGCTGAAGAAAAGAACACTATTCAGCCCAAGTTAATTAAAACAGAAGAAGATGGCAAAGAATGTGttaaagaagtgaaagaaataattagtaaCTATAATGTTCTCCAAGGACAAAATAAAAccctagaggaaaaaaatagtcaACTTTCTTTGGAGAAGCAACAAATAATAGAAACATTAGAACAACTAAAAAGTAAGGAACACAAAACTCAAAGTGACATGGCCTTTGtcaataatgaaaataaactattgatcacagaaatggaatcaatgaaaacaaatattctgTTGatacaagaggaaaaagaaatattagagGAAAAAACATACCAGCTTCTAAAGGAAAAAGGCTCACTTGAAAATGAACGAAAAGAAAACCAGCTAGAGATAATGCagctaaaagagaaagaaagattggCAAAAACTGAACAAGAGACACTTCTTCAAATAATAGAaacagttaaaaatgaaaagcttaATCTTGAAACAACCTTACAAGAATCTACTGCTGCGAGAGAAATGatggaaagagaaattgaggataTTCAAACATACCAATCTACCGCCAAAGAGAATTTTctgcaagaaataaaaaatgcaaaatcagAAGCAAGTATTTATAAGAATAGTTTGTCAGAAATGGGCAACAAATGTGAGATGTTATCAAAAATGTTAATGGGAATTAAAACTGATAATCAGATtctaaaagaagaactaaaaaaacaTAGTCAAGAaagtataaaatttgaaaacagcaTCAGTAGACTTGAGGAAGACAAAATACTTTTAGAAAATTATGTAAGAAGTATAGAGAATGAAAGGGATACCTTGGAATTTGAGATGCGGAATCttcaaaaagaatatttaaatctaAGTGAAAAAATCTATAATCATATTGACCTATCAAAAATGGGTTACAtttcaagaagagagaaattccATTTTGACATCTATGATATTTATGAAGACACCTCTAGTCCTAGGAGTAGGCCTTTAGCCCCTGATTTGAAAGGTATGTATATCATGGTGGATTAG